From a single Pseudomonas serboccidentalis genomic region:
- a CDS encoding DUF6124 family protein: MSKPVPDPPPETTPLAEALHAEDLAKNREAIKRALDFYLSPEATKPRPPSSMFLVHPGIDTESLLAHACESLASANTMASDFADQLSRPQRNTALAIQQIIMLAELAVNRALDQVDPQT, translated from the coding sequence ATGTCCAAGCCTGTCCCCGATCCACCTCCAGAAACAACCCCACTCGCCGAAGCCCTCCACGCCGAAGACCTCGCGAAAAACCGCGAAGCCATAAAGCGCGCCCTCGATTTCTACCTCAGTCCCGAAGCCACAAAACCACGCCCACCCAGCTCGATGTTCCTCGTCCATCCAGGCATCGACACCGAAAGTCTGTTGGCGCACGCCTGTGAATCCCTGGCGTCGGCCAACACCATGGCCAGCGATTTCGCTGATCAACTCAGTCGCCCGCAACGCAATACGGCGCTGGCGATCCAGCAGATCATCATGCTGGCTGAACTGGCGGTGAACCGCGCGCTGGATCAGGTTGATCCGCAGACCTGA
- a CDS encoding ABC transporter substrate-binding protein: MERSTLKPLLITLALTAIAPIANAATTLVYCSEASPAGFDPSQYTSGTDFDASAETVFNRLTQFQRGGTDIEPGLATKWDVSSDGLQYTFHLRQGVKFHTTEYFTPTRDFNADDVLFTFQRLLDPDNAFRKAYPAESPYFTDMGLNTTIKSVEKLDDNTVRFNLNNVDAAFVQNLAMSFASVQSAEYAAQLLKEGKAADLNQKPVGTGPFVFKRYQKDSQIRYAANKAYWKPEDVKIDNLIFSITPDAAVRLQKLKAGECQVSGYPRPADIEVMEKDPNLRVLKQAGFNLGFLAYNTTHPPLDQLKVRQALDMAIDKPAIIKAVYQSAGQLAQNALPPAQWSYDPNIKDAPYDPVKAKALLKEAGVAPGTTINLWAMTVQRASNPNARMSAQMIQQDWDRIGIKANIVSYEWGEYIKRAKNGEHDAMIYGWTGDNGDPDNWLGVLYSCAAVKGSNYAKWCDPAYDKLVQQAKVTTDKAQRVKLYQQAQLILKQQVPITPIANSTVFQPLRKEVTDFKISPFGLTPFYGVGINR; the protein is encoded by the coding sequence ATGGAAAGATCCACCCTAAAACCACTACTAATCACCCTCGCACTCACCGCCATCGCCCCGATCGCCAACGCAGCCACCACCCTGGTCTACTGCTCCGAAGCCAGCCCCGCAGGCTTCGACCCCAGCCAATACACCAGCGGCACCGACTTCGACGCCTCCGCCGAAACCGTCTTCAACCGCCTCACCCAATTCCAGCGCGGCGGCACCGACATCGAACCCGGTCTGGCGACAAAATGGGACGTTTCCAGCGACGGCCTGCAATACACCTTCCACCTACGCCAAGGCGTGAAATTCCACACAACGGAATATTTCACCCCGACCCGCGACTTCAACGCCGACGACGTGCTGTTCACCTTCCAGCGCCTGCTCGACCCGGACAACGCCTTCCGCAAGGCCTACCCCGCCGAGTCCCCGTACTTCACCGACATGGGCCTGAACACCACCATCAAGTCGGTAGAAAAACTCGACGACAACACCGTGCGCTTCAACCTGAACAACGTCGACGCCGCGTTCGTGCAAAACCTCGCCATGAGCTTCGCCTCGGTGCAATCGGCCGAATACGCCGCCCAACTGTTAAAGGAAGGCAAAGCCGCCGACCTCAATCAGAAACCGGTGGGCACCGGCCCGTTCGTGTTCAAGCGCTACCAGAAGGATTCGCAGATCCGCTACGCCGCCAACAAGGCCTACTGGAAACCCGAAGACGTGAAGATCGACAACCTGATCTTCTCGATCACCCCCGACGCCGCCGTACGCCTGCAGAAACTCAAGGCCGGTGAATGCCAGGTCAGCGGCTACCCGCGCCCGGCTGACATCGAAGTGATGGAAAAGGACCCGAACCTGCGCGTGCTCAAGCAGGCCGGTTTCAACCTCGGCTTCCTCGCCTACAACACCACCCATCCGCCGCTGGATCAGCTCAAGGTCCGTCAGGCGCTGGACATGGCCATCGACAAACCGGCGATCATCAAAGCCGTTTACCAGAGTGCCGGCCAGTTGGCACAAAACGCCTTGCCACCTGCGCAATGGTCGTATGACCCGAACATCAAGGACGCGCCTTACGATCCGGTGAAAGCCAAGGCGCTACTCAAGGAAGCCGGGGTTGCACCGGGTACCACCATCAACTTGTGGGCGATGACCGTGCAGCGCGCCTCCAACCCGAATGCGCGGATGTCGGCGCAGATGATCCAGCAGGACTGGGACAGGATCGGGATCAAGGCCAATATCGTCAGCTATGAATGGGGCGAGTACATCAAGCGCGCCAAGAATGGCGAACACGACGCGATGATCTACGGTTGGACCGGCGACAACGGCGACCCGGACAACTGGCTCGGCGTGCTCTACAGCTGCGCGGCGGTCAAGGGCAGCAACTACGCCAAGTGGTGCGACCCGGCCTACGACAAACTCGTGCAGCAGGCCAAGGTGACGACCGACAAGGCGCAACGGGTAAAACTGTATCAACAGGCGCAATTGATCCTTAAACAGCAGGTGCCGATCACGCCGATTGCCAACTCCACGGTGTTCCAGCCGCTGCGCAAGGAAGTGACCGACTTCAAGATCAGCCCGTTTGGCCTCACACCCTTCTACGGCGTGGGTATAAATAGGTAA
- a CDS encoding ABC transporter substrate-binding protein, with protein sequence MLKHAVIPFLVGAGLLASAPFATAATNLVFCSEGSPAGFDPGQYTTGTDFDASAETMFNRLSQFERGGTAVIPGLATSWDISPDGLTYTFHLREGVKFHTTPYFKPTRNFNADDVLFTFNRMINKDDPFRKAYPTEFPYFTDMGMDTNITKIEKVDDNTVKFSLKEVDAAFIQNMAMSFASIQSAEYAAQLLKEGKAADINQKPIGTGPFVFKSYQKDSNIRYTGNKDYWKPEDVKIDNLIFAITTDPSVRIQKLKKNECQVTLFPRPADLAALKADKTLKMPDQAGFNLGYIAYNVMDKVKGSNEPNPLADLRVRQALDMAVNKPQIIDSVYQGAGQLAVNAMPPTQWSYDTTIKDAKYDPEKAKQLLKEAGVKEGTEIVLWAMPVQRPYNPNAKLMAEMLQSDWKKIGLNVKITSYEWGEYIKRSKGGENQAMLIGWSGDNGDPDNWLNVLFGCDSLNGNNFSKWCDKKYDGLVKDAKRTTDQAKRTELYKQAQHVLKDAVPYTPIAHSTVFQPMRANVQDFKISPFGLNSFYGVSVSK encoded by the coding sequence ATGCTTAAACACGCGGTCATTCCGTTTTTAGTCGGCGCAGGCTTGTTAGCCTCCGCACCTTTCGCAACCGCTGCGACTAACCTGGTGTTCTGCTCCGAAGGGAGCCCGGCCGGTTTTGATCCAGGCCAGTACACCACCGGAACCGACTTCGACGCCTCAGCCGAAACCATGTTCAACCGTCTGAGCCAGTTCGAGCGTGGCGGCACCGCCGTTATCCCGGGCCTCGCCACCAGCTGGGACATTTCCCCGGATGGCCTGACCTACACCTTCCACCTGCGTGAAGGCGTCAAGTTCCACACCACCCCGTATTTCAAGCCGACTCGTAACTTCAACGCCGACGACGTGCTGTTCACCTTTAATCGCATGATTAACAAGGATGACCCGTTCCGTAAGGCGTACCCGACCGAATTCCCGTACTTCACCGACATGGGGATGGACACCAACATCACCAAGATCGAGAAAGTCGACGACAACACCGTCAAGTTCTCCCTCAAAGAAGTCGACGCTGCGTTCATCCAGAACATGGCCATGAGCTTTGCCTCGATCCAGTCCGCCGAGTACGCCGCTCAGTTGCTCAAGGAAGGCAAGGCCGCCGACATCAACCAGAAGCCGATCGGCACTGGCCCGTTCGTGTTCAAGAGCTATCAGAAAGACTCGAACATTCGCTACACCGGCAACAAGGACTACTGGAAACCTGAAGACGTGAAGATCGACAACCTGATCTTCGCTATCACCACCGACCCGTCGGTGCGCATCCAGAAGCTGAAAAAGAACGAGTGCCAGGTCACCCTCTTCCCGCGTCCGGCGGATCTCGCGGCGCTGAAAGCCGACAAGACCCTGAAGATGCCTGACCAGGCCGGTTTCAACCTGGGCTACATCGCCTACAACGTGATGGACAAGGTCAAGGGCAGCAACGAGCCTAACCCGCTGGCTGACCTGCGCGTGCGCCAGGCGCTGGACATGGCGGTGAACAAGCCGCAGATCATCGATTCGGTTTACCAGGGCGCCGGCCAGTTGGCCGTCAACGCCATGCCGCCGACCCAGTGGTCCTACGACACCACCATCAAGGACGCCAAGTACGACCCTGAAAAAGCCAAGCAACTGCTCAAGGAAGCTGGCGTCAAGGAAGGTACCGAGATCGTTCTGTGGGCGATGCCGGTGCAGCGTCCGTACAACCCGAACGCCAAGCTGATGGCTGAAATGCTCCAGTCCGACTGGAAGAAGATCGGCCTGAACGTGAAGATCACCAGCTACGAGTGGGGCGAGTACATCAAGCGCTCCAAAGGTGGCGAGAACCAGGCCATGCTGATTGGCTGGAGCGGTGACAATGGTGATCCGGACAACTGGCTGAACGTGCTGTTCGGCTGCGACTCGCTCAATGGCAACAACTTCTCCAAGTGGTGCGACAAGAAGTACGACGGTCTCGTCAAGGATGCCAAGCGCACCACCGATCAGGCCAAGCGCACCGAACTGTACAAACAGGCGCAACACGTCCTCAAAGATGCTGTGCCCTACACACCTATCGCTCACTCGACGGTGTTCCAACCCATGCGCGCCAACGTGCAGGATTTCAAGATCAGCCCATTCGGCTTGAATTCCTTCTACGGCGTCAGCGTCAGCAAATAA
- a CDS encoding SIMPL domain-containing protein (The SIMPL domain is named for its presence in mouse protein SIMPL (signalling molecule that associates with mouse pelle-like kinase). Bacterial member BP26, from Brucella, was shown to assemble into a channel-like structure, while YggE from E. coli has been associated with resistance to oxidative stress.), whose product MHTFRRSAALLALTVGSVASLPALAADELHYNQISLRAEVSQEVARDLMIVTLYTEEQNTDPAKLAADVSTTMNKALAQAKQVKDITLRQGSRNSYPIYDTKGQKITGWRERAELRLESADFAALSKLTGELLTDLKMGGMDFAIAEPTRKASEDKLLKEAVSAFKARAQLATDALGGKGYKIVNLNLNSNGYPQPYMRAPMMMKAAGMDSAPVTPEVEAGTSQVSLTADGSIEVLMQ is encoded by the coding sequence ATGCACACCTTTCGCCGCAGCGCCGCCCTTCTCGCTCTGACCGTCGGCAGTGTCGCCAGCCTTCCGGCCCTGGCCGCCGATGAGTTGCACTACAACCAGATTTCCCTGCGTGCCGAAGTCAGCCAGGAAGTGGCCCGCGACCTGATGATCGTGACGCTCTACACCGAAGAGCAAAACACCGACCCGGCCAAACTCGCCGCCGACGTCAGCACCACCATGAACAAGGCACTGGCCCAGGCCAAGCAAGTCAAAGACATCACCCTGCGCCAGGGCAGCCGCAACAGCTACCCGATCTACGACACCAAAGGCCAGAAAATCACCGGCTGGCGTGAACGCGCCGAACTGCGCCTGGAGAGCGCCGACTTCGCGGCCCTGTCCAAACTCACCGGCGAACTGCTGACCGACCTGAAGATGGGCGGCATGGACTTCGCCATCGCCGAGCCGACCCGCAAGGCCAGCGAAGACAAACTGCTCAAAGAAGCCGTCAGCGCCTTCAAGGCCCGCGCCCAACTGGCCACCGATGCACTGGGCGGCAAGGGCTATAAAATCGTCAACCTGAACCTCAACAGCAACGGCTACCCACAACCGTACATGCGCGCCCCAATGATGATGAAAGCCGCTGGCATGGATTCAGCACCGGTCACACCGGAAGTCGAAGCCGGCACCAGCCAGGTCAGCCTGACCGCCGATGGCTCGATTGAAGTGTTGATGCAGTGA